The Edaphobacter flagellatus sequence TTCCAGGAATCAGCGCCAGTGCCTGATAGGTTCCATCCTGGTTCGTTGTCAGTGTCGTTGTTACTCCTGTGGCCACATTGCGAATAATCACCGTTGCTCCGGGCACGACGGCTCCGCTTGTGTCACGAAGCGTTCCCGTGATGGAGCCATTATCGAACTGGGCATAAGCATGATTCGTCATGACGGCGAGCGCCAATAGCAACAACAGACGCACGGCAACACACCAGCGAAATCCTTTTCTTACAACCTGGGGAACAACAGTGACAGGCTTGATCATCATCTGCTCGCCTCCTGGGCTCATCGATCAAAACTCTTGCGCAACCGAAGATGCCATCTGCGCCGGGTGTCAGCGCCAGAACTCTATGAATTTATCGGTATCGTTATCGGTAACGTACAGGTACCGTATGACGCTCATGGCTGCTCTGTCAACAGATTTTTACATTCTGTTTCGCTTTTTTTCACCTGCCTGCATCATCGCAGTAAGATGGCGGCGATATTCCTTGGCATCGGGCAAGCCTTGCGATCCACCAGGCTGCGAGGCCGACAAACTGCCACAGATGTTGCCTGCGCGCAGACATTCGTTCCAATCGGCTCCGTGAAGAAACGCGTGCAGGAAGCCTCCATCGAAGGCATCGCCTGCGCCCGTTGCATCGACGACCGCGATGGGCAAAGCAGGCTGGCGATACAGTTTGCCATCAGCCATCAGCATCGCGCCGCGCTTATCCAGCTTGATGACTGGAACGCGAACCCAGTCCTGCAGCTTTTCCAGAGCGCGCATCGCATCGCTTGCGCCCGTGATCGCCTTTGCCTCGTGCTCGTTGGGAAAGATGAATTCGCAATGCCGGACGATGGAAAGAAGCTGCGATGCGGAGAGATCGGGGTTCCATCCAAAGTCAGCGGAGAGCGTGATGCCATCTTCGCGCAGCTCTTTCAGCACAGGAATCCATTTGCGCGGCTGGCGCAGAGCGCATGCGAGATGGACGTGGCGAGCGCGGTGGAGTTTGTCACGCACAGGCTTATGCGTCAGCAGCTCTTCCAGCCGTTGATTGATGGGTTCGTGCGTCACCATCATCTTGTTGGAGTGATACGCGATCGATACTGTCAGCGCGGTGGGCTGATCTTTGCGGACCTCGCAGGCGGTGACGTCGAGGCCTTCGTTCAGAATCTCGTTCCAGGTAGGGAGCACACTGGCATCGGCTCCA is a genomic window containing:
- a CDS encoding carbohydrate kinase family protein; translated protein: MPKTKRAGARSFDLVVFGEFFSDMIFYQLRNQPRFGEEVKTDSFLIAPGGGLATAAIAASRLGSVTGIVTRVGADASVLPTWNEILNEGLDVTACEVRKDQPTALTVSIAYHSNKMMVTHEPINQRLEELLTHKPVRDKLHRARHVHLACALRQPRKWIPVLKELREDGITLSADFGWNPDLSASQLLSIVRHCEFIFPNEHEAKAITGASDAMRALEKLQDWVRVPVIKLDKRGAMLMADGKLYRQPALPIAVVDATGAGDAFDGGFLHAFLHGADWNECLRAGNICGSLSASQPGGSQGLPDAKEYRRHLTAMMQAGEKKRNRM